The following nucleotide sequence is from Bacteroidota bacterium.
CTACTTACAAGTTGCGCGAGTAAACAAACTCAAGAATTTTCGGAAGCTTCAACCCGGTACGACGCTAACGTTTCTACCAATCTCAAAGAAATAATTTAGACTCGATATTTCACGATGAGCTTAACCAGCCTCATACCTGGAGCAACGGATACAAGTGGTGTGATCGCGTTCTCGATTCTGTTCGATGGCACGCCTATCAGTGGCGAGACGGAGGTTGTACACATAACGGTATCGAAATCATTCAATAAGATATCCTCCGCTACAATAGTGATTCGAGACGGTTCGGCGGCGACCCGCGATTTCCCCGTCAGCGATTCTTCCACAATGGTACCGGGCACACTGGTCACGATCGGTCTGGGGTATCATGGCTCGACCGATACCATCTTCGAAGGAGTAGTTGTCAAACATGCTCTCAAAATTCGTCCGAACGGAGCGTCGATGCTTGTGATCGAAGCGAAGGACAAGGCCGTAAAGTTGATTGCCGCTCGTAAAAGTGCATATTTCATCGACAAGACAGACAGCGATGTCATTACGCAGTTGGCAGGTGACTCCACGCCGCAGGTCGATTCGACAAGCGTATCGCATCCGCAGCTCATCCAGTTCGATACGACAGATTGGGATTTCATTTGCACCCGAGCCGAGGCGAACGGTATGCTTGTGCTGACAGACGACGGAAATCTCATTGTAAAGAAACCGACGACATCGTCGCCATCTATTCTGACGGCGACATTCGGTGATACGATCTTCGAGTTCGATGCTGAAATGGATGCGCGACGACAGATGCAGTCGGTGGCGAGCCATGCATGGGACTATACGAAGCAGCAGGTACTGCAATCCGAACCAGGATCGGCGACATTCGATGAGAATGGTAATATTCCCGCCTCCACGATTGCGTCGGTTGTTGGAGCAGATGTCGAGTTGCGCCAATCCGGCAACCGTTCGAACGACGAGTTGAACGAGTGGTCGAATGCCTATGCGCTACGCAGTGTGATTTCAAAATCGGTCGGTCGAGTGCGGATCCAAGGGACGTCGCTCGTCAAACCGGGTAACATGATTACGCTCGACGGTGTGGGCGACCGCTTTAACGGCAATGTCTTTGTTTCCGGCGTCCTCCATACGTTCGACGGCGAGTGGCGCACCGACATTCAGTTCGGCTGGAAATCTGAATGGTTTTTTACAAAGGAAGGCGTGACCGAGAAACCGGCTGCCGGCTTGGTGGCCGGAGTAAACGGCTTGCAGATCGGTCTCGTGCTCGACACCAACGATTCCGACGGTCAATACCGTGTCAAAGTGTCCGTGCCGACGATCACATCGGGCAACGAAGGCCTTTGGGCACGGGTCGCGACGCTCGATGCCGGTGCAAAGCGTGGTACCTACTTCCGACCGCAACCGAACGACGAAGTGGTGCTCGGATTTCTCGACAACGACCCGCGCGAACCAATCATCCTCGGATATCTGCATAGTTCGTCGTCGCATGAGTCACCGTTTCCAGAGACCAGCGGAAAAGAACAGTACGGCATTCTAACCAAGGCCGGGACTAAAGTAATGTTCGACGATTCGGTGCCGACATTGACCCTGCTCGTCAAAGCAAGCGCAGGCGAGAAGTCGATCGTAATCAACGACGACACTGGCGCGCTCATCATGAAAGATGAGAATCAGAACTCGATCAAGATGGATGCGACCGGAATCACGATCAGTTCTTCGAGTGGGATTGTAACGATCAAAGGGTCGCAAGTACTCATCAATTGACCGAAGTACCGATGCCGCCAGCAGCAAGAGTCGGGGACAATCATATCTGCCCGATGGCAAATCCGAACGGCAGCCCGCATGCGGGCGGGCCGATTATGCCGCCTGGTGTGACGACTGTGCTTATCGGCGGGGCGCCTGCAGCAGTGCTTGGCACAATGTGCACCTGCGCGGGACCGCCGGATAGCATTGCGAAGGGCTCAGCAACGGTACTCATCGGCGGGCAGCCCGCTGCACGACTCGGTGATTCAACTGCTCACGGTGGTTCTGTTGCCGCAGGACTTGCAACGGTGCAGATCGGCGGCTAACTACAAATTTTGCAAAGGAGCAACGATGGCTCAAGAAAAGATCGACCGCTCATTCCTCGGTATCGGCTGGAGTTTTCCGCCCACGTTCCGACGCGAATTCTATGGAGTCGAAATGCTTCATGAAGAAGCGGACGTCCAGAGCTCTCTTGGAATTATCCTCTCGACGATTACCGGAGAGCGCGTGATGTTGCCGACCTTCGGAGCGAACTTACAGCCGTATGTCTTCGAACCGATGAACGTGCCGAACATCGAGATGATCAAGAAGATCGTTCACGATGCGCTCGTCTATCACGAGCCTCGTATCATCGTCAATGATGTGACTGCAACCCCCGATCAGCAGAACGGGGTATTGCTGATCGATGTCGCGTATACGATCATTACGACTAATACGCGCTATAATTATGTCTATCCGTTTTACGTCACCGAAGCAACGAACATTACCACATGAACGACTGTCAATGCCATTGCGACCCGACGAGTGACGGTACTGCACAACTCGGCAGATACCTTGCTGCGCTGGACCCGTCGTACGCACCGATCGACGGACGAAGCTTCGAGGATTTGCTGGTGTTCGCGAAGCGATATGCCGATCAGGTGCGATTTTACGACGTGCCGGGGAGTACGATCCCCGAGGTTTCCGACCCGGTTCACGAAAGTCGTCGTCTGTTCTTTCGTTCGAATCCGGCGATTGTCGATGCGGCCAAAACCATTAAGAATATAAAGGAACGCAAGACGGACTTCGAAGCATTACGCGAGTCACTCGAAACATATCCATCCCGTGACAGTTTTCTTGAAGTCTGCAATGCCGTGGTGTCGATGCTCGGTGCCGCTGATACGTGGTATTCCGCAATCGTCAAGAACGATCCTGTTCATGCCGGCCTCGATCAACAGATCGCCGCAGCAATTAAAGGGTATACCTCAAAGGTGCCGGGCTACGAAGCCGGGTATAACACGATCGACGAGGCACATCCGCTCGGACTCGACTTCTCGAAGATCGCGAATAAATCTGTGTGGGGAATTGGCGGCACAGTAATTCCAGACGACTCGATCTATCAAGGACCGTTGTATGAGGACAAAATCCGCTATGCGGGAGTCCACTTTGAAGACGTATTCTACGCAATCTACGAGTTTTTGACCGATGCGGTTGCTGCCGCTCACGGCGATGAAGTAAGCTGGGCAGAATTCTTCCGACGCGATATTGCGGTAGTTGCCGCGTCGATTGCAACCACAACACCGGCAACGATTCGTGCGGAATACGACGAACGTCGCGAACTCGTCGAAGCTGATCCAATCCAGCAGAACTTCGGTGTGCTGTTTGATCCCATCCTCAAGATGGTTGTCCAGATCGATCATTGGTATTCCCAGTCGATCCCCGGGCATCCTCTTCACAACGATCTCTCGCTCGCAATCGACTCGTATTTGGGGACACAGTTTCGTCGGGCGATTTCGTATGCTGAAGCGTATCGTTATGTCGATGCGAAACATTCGATCTCTATCGACATTACTCGCGTCGTGAATCAAGAGTTGTGGGGACTCGAACAGACGATTGATCCGGATGCAAGCGTGTATGTCGGCGAGAACCTCGAAGACATGATCCGCTCGGCCGCATTGTTTGTCGACGATGTGTTCAACACGATATTCGCATTTCTCGACAAGACCGTCGAGGAACGTGCAGTGGTGTATCTGCAAAAGGCACTCGAGGAATTTCCGGGGCATCAGCCCCACGTGACATTGTTCATTGCCTTCCTCGAACTCTTCCGCATCGCGCAAGATCAGCTCAATGGGTTGACTCAGCGCATGCTGGATTATTATTATGCCGATATTCTCCAACTCGATAGAAAGCCTGCCGAGCCCGATCATGCATTTGTGGTGTTCGAATTGGCACAGAGTGCTGCCGGGCCGTTCGATCTTCCGGCCGGCACGCTCCTCAAAGCTGGCAAAGATGCATCGGGACACGACCTGACATATCAAACACAGAGTGATCTGGTCGTGCATGCAGCCAAGGTCAAAGAGCTAAAATCGGTCTTCATTCAAAAGACTGTTGATGCAGCCGCCAATCCTGGAAAAGTGATCGGCGTCTATGCGAGACCGGTTGCAAATTCAGGCGACGGTATCGGCGGCGACTTTACCGACCCGAGCAAGAAATGGCCCACGTTTGGGACCGGTGCACCTGTTGTAGCAAGCCGTAGTAACATTTGTGACTACATCGAAGCCGAAAAGCAGCAACTTCATCCGGTTAAAACTACCGGGATCGGATTTGCCGTTGCTTCGCCTCATCTATACCTGCAAGGAGGCAATCGGATTATTGGCTGGCGCGTACCAGGCCTTTCAAAAATTCTGACGGATCCGACCAAGCCCGCGACAATCAGACTCACGGGCGAAAAAGGGTGGATCAGCGTCCTCTCCAACAGCGGTCAGAATGTTGTAGCAGCAATGCGTGCGGCGCTCGATCAAGGTGATTTTTCAAAACTTGGGGCTATTGACACGTCAGCCTGTGTGGTCATCGACCCAGCAGCAAATCTCGAAGAGATTCTTGTCTATCTTCCTGTAGCGGAGAAGGGGATTATTCAGTTTGATAAGAAGATTCATACCGGATCGAGTTACTCGACGACATCGCCGGTAATGGAGCTCTCGATCGACTCATTGAATGTGTTAGTGTCCGATTATATCATGTCCGAGATTGCGACACAATCG
It contains:
- a CDS encoding PAAR domain-containing protein, yielding MPPAARVGDNHICPMANPNGSPHAGGPIMPPGVTTVLIGGAPAAVLGTMCTCAGPPDSIAKGSATVLIGGQPAARLGDSTAHGGSVAAGLATVQIGG
- the vgrG gene encoding type VI secretion system tip protein VgrG, translating into MSLTSLIPGATDTSGVIAFSILFDGTPISGETEVVHITVSKSFNKISSATIVIRDGSAATRDFPVSDSSTMVPGTLVTIGLGYHGSTDTIFEGVVVKHALKIRPNGASMLVIEAKDKAVKLIAARKSAYFIDKTDSDVITQLAGDSTPQVDSTSVSHPQLIQFDTTDWDFICTRAEANGMLVLTDDGNLIVKKPTTSSPSILTATFGDTIFEFDAEMDARRQMQSVASHAWDYTKQQVLQSEPGSATFDENGNIPASTIASVVGADVELRQSGNRSNDELNEWSNAYALRSVISKSVGRVRIQGTSLVKPGNMITLDGVGDRFNGNVFVSGVLHTFDGEWRTDIQFGWKSEWFFTKEGVTEKPAAGLVAGVNGLQIGLVLDTNDSDGQYRVKVSVPTITSGNEGLWARVATLDAGAKRGTYFRPQPNDEVVLGFLDNDPREPIILGYLHSSSSHESPFPETSGKEQYGILTKAGTKVMFDDSVPTLTLLVKASAGEKSIVINDDTGALIMKDENQNSIKMDATGITISSSSGIVTIKGSQVLIN
- a CDS encoding GPW/gp25 family protein encodes the protein MAQEKIDRSFLGIGWSFPPTFRREFYGVEMLHEEADVQSSLGIILSTITGERVMLPTFGANLQPYVFEPMNVPNIEMIKKIVHDALVYHEPRIIVNDVTATPDQQNGVLLIDVAYTIITTNTRYNYVYPFYVTEATNITT